One genomic window of Leptospira paudalimensis includes the following:
- a CDS encoding adenylate/guanylate cyclase domain-containing protein has protein sequence MEYTYQLPNIESIGDTWTYFWLQLPYGIPGIISLVVGFFLSAFSFRRIFHTSGEDRILSLNVAISFFGYGILGLVLSLRAWIMDRELLLALNNWLYLFILLILPSNFYICYALSRKKVFLYYTYLCWISVIFGYVGLFQGLGFHNEWFDYQFGKYPKATNFIKPFGIIPLVGYFVLVLPFFTFQWKILLKRIHKSLFIGYNVLFLMTISNAPVLLGYNVYPGSFFIFIPLILIAYGIFRSDFLDVNELLFDRNGLFYILFGVVSFSLIVLSGTVALGLSHSAYLNDNWFPHALPPTISFFVAIFMAIIVAGSNPQAKINQLCAFSLIITAFYNLQSIPTKLELNYLILLRISQVSFLIFSLAPSILSRFVLKAIGSERPKSLLVVDLLSILCSFLSITPYLHNGYYHYDYGIIHKSSLVPYLLGVAGFLAFIIVGREIRKRWNILPKESKVALGSVLLSGVFLLTAFFPSHGFVIPPISDYLFIPTTLLGFAVLKLGAFSLPGRTIRFSQKLANLGIFSILFASLLQMPKFLEKLAFGESLFHITLVTLPLVLFNYLLVYVFARPLAEELDRSYILLEQAKKEAELAGEESEKLLLNILPKSVAEEIKINGYCEPKSYDEATILFTDFRGFTEVAKNMESNELITELDACFTQFDEIISRNQLEKLKTIGDSYMCAGGLPDSNYTNPIDACLAALEIRSFMDQMKEIKTQLNLPYWELRIGIHTGSVIAGVVGRFKFAYDIWGSSVNTASRMESSGIVGEINISQSTYDKVRFLFQCEHRGKIVDKNGERRDMYLLKHIKPKFSKDGLVPNELFWSIYQKIKQGSKIVLKSKLETERIT, from the coding sequence ATGGAATATACCTACCAATTACCTAACATCGAATCCATTGGAGATACATGGACTTATTTTTGGTTACAACTTCCTTATGGAATTCCTGGGATTATCTCGCTTGTCGTTGGGTTCTTTTTAAGTGCATTCAGTTTTCGTAGGATTTTTCATACCAGTGGTGAAGACAGAATTCTTTCTCTCAATGTAGCCATATCCTTTTTTGGTTATGGCATCCTTGGTCTTGTGCTTTCTCTTAGAGCTTGGATCATGGACCGTGAACTCTTACTTGCACTCAACAATTGGCTTTATCTCTTTATCCTTCTCATTTTACCTTCTAACTTTTATATTTGTTATGCGCTCTCTCGAAAAAAAGTATTTCTTTATTACACTTATCTTTGTTGGATTAGTGTTATCTTTGGTTATGTAGGACTTTTCCAAGGACTCGGTTTTCATAATGAGTGGTTTGACTACCAATTTGGAAAGTATCCGAAAGCTACAAACTTCATTAAACCATTCGGAATCATACCTCTAGTCGGTTACTTTGTTTTAGTTTTGCCTTTTTTCACATTCCAATGGAAAATATTGTTAAAACGAATTCATAAATCATTGTTCATCGGCTATAATGTTTTGTTTCTAATGACAATTTCAAATGCGCCCGTTTTACTTGGGTACAATGTGTACCCTGGTTCCTTTTTTATTTTTATTCCACTGATTCTAATTGCTTACGGAATTTTTCGCTCCGATTTTCTCGATGTAAACGAACTTCTATTTGATCGAAACGGATTATTTTACATTCTCTTCGGTGTGGTTTCTTTTTCGCTGATTGTCCTCAGTGGAACAGTCGCACTAGGTTTAAGCCACAGTGCTTATTTGAATGACAATTGGTTTCCTCATGCTCTCCCTCCTACCATTTCTTTTTTTGTCGCTATTTTTATGGCAATCATTGTAGCGGGTAGTAACCCACAAGCAAAGATCAATCAATTATGTGCATTTTCACTCATCATCACTGCATTTTATAACTTACAATCCATCCCTACAAAACTCGAACTCAATTATTTAATTTTACTTCGCATATCACAGGTTAGTTTTTTAATTTTTTCTCTGGCACCAAGCATCTTATCACGTTTTGTTTTAAAAGCCATAGGAAGTGAAAGACCAAAGTCGTTACTGGTTGTCGATTTACTTTCAATTCTTTGCTCATTTTTATCCATCACACCTTACTTACACAATGGTTACTACCATTACGATTATGGAATCATCCACAAAAGTTCCTTAGTTCCTTACTTACTTGGTGTCGCTGGATTTTTAGCATTTATCATTGTCGGTAGAGAAATCCGTAAACGATGGAACATATTACCCAAGGAATCCAAAGTTGCGCTTGGTTCCGTTTTACTGTCTGGAGTATTTTTATTAACTGCATTTTTTCCATCGCATGGATTTGTGATTCCTCCTATTTCTGATTATTTATTCATTCCAACCACCTTACTTGGATTTGCTGTATTAAAATTAGGGGCATTTTCACTACCTGGGAGAACCATTCGATTCAGCCAAAAACTCGCCAATTTAGGTATCTTTTCTATCTTATTTGCTAGCTTATTACAAATGCCAAAGTTTTTAGAAAAACTAGCATTTGGAGAAAGTCTATTTCATATAACACTAGTGACTCTTCCTTTAGTATTATTCAATTATTTACTAGTTTATGTTTTTGCAAGACCACTAGCAGAAGAGTTAGATAGAAGTTATATCCTCTTAGAACAAGCCAAAAAAGAAGCAGAACTTGCTGGTGAAGAATCAGAAAAACTTTTGTTAAATATCCTTCCTAAGTCCGTTGCTGAAGAGATTAAAATCAATGGGTATTGTGAACCAAAATCTTATGACGAGGCAACCATCCTCTTCACTGATTTTCGAGGTTTTACAGAAGTTGCAAAAAACATGGAATCAAACGAACTCATCACGGAACTTGATGCTTGTTTCACCCAATTTGATGAAATCATATCAAGAAACCAATTGGAAAAACTCAAAACAATTGGGGACTCTTATATGTGCGCTGGTGGTTTACCAGATTCAAACTACACAAATCCAATAGACGCATGTCTTGCAGCACTTGAGATCCGATCGTTTATGGACCAAATGAAAGAAATCAAAACTCAGTTAAACTTACCTTATTGGGAACTACGAATTGGAATTCATACAGGTTCTGTAATCGCAGGAGTTGTTGGTCGATTTAAATTTGCTTACGACATTTGGGGGAGTAGTGTCAACACCGCTTCTCGTATGGAAAGTTCAGGAATCGTTGGTGAAATCAATATTTCACAATCTACTTATGACAAAGTACGATTTTTATTCCAATGTGAACACAGAGGAAAAATCGTAGATAAAAACGGTGAAAGGCGAGATATGTATCTATTGAAACACATCAAACCTAAATTTTCCAAAGACGGTCTTGTTCCCAATGAATTGTTTTGGTCCATTTATCAAAAAATCAAACAAGGCAGTAAAATTGTATTAAAATCAAAACTGGAAACAGAAAGGATCACCTAA
- a CDS encoding YobI family P-loop NTPase has protein sequence MRSIVVLILGYVINWLVQLKISIEQSISRLQLDFEPLSPISDADIVDGYKQALDYALINSKKHFIQNIAITGPYGAGKTSTIKTYFHKYRPKGFKELTVSLATFKEELSKEKDEPSQNELLRKIELSILQQILYHVDGNKVPHSKFRGIQPLSFRKMFFYSGFFFLFLFSVANLYFPDLLPYFYFNITFVRENQNHINIITTIFFTFGLAYLLFKAVGFFGKLSIDSFKFQDTEVKFNHSQSESYLNLNIDEILYFFKSTDYNVLIIEDLDRFQQTEIFTKLREINLLINSSAYVDKQVIFIYAIRDEIFKEEIERTKFFDFIIPVIPIVNPSNSITIFKKKASQYNLRFSEDLLDTISLFVGDMRLLHNIMNEFMIYKGKLSKQLVPDKLLAIIVFKNLFPGEYSKSLQNDGILHELVLKKTDLVELEIQNIEDEVLTLKNKLSEVEKHSISDIKDLRRIYLFEIFKNYIYLQTVYVNNRTINFHQILDSDDFETWLIGNPMADLIQSYGGRVNLVGLDKVEKVIGDKGYKDRANLIHFKTEEEKQKILLQIEKKQRSIFLLQKIPLRELISIDYVNKICESSYGRKSKLIFALFKGGYIDESYHDYISIFHESENSLARIDYEYLLNLKSGVESEFDLPIQKVNLLVKKISSNFFETNAILNFRLAEYLLKDSNLIEERQSLKVLLNSGKQKPTEFLFAFLEKTKSVKIFLNFVFDSWANSWSSISQNASLNSDIQKKNLFIAILNQCDGGILRILFDDPAFREMVLNDPNFFDLFESNERINFFLENTKPTFKKLNFNPKYIDVYKEILKNEWFKINPEMVSTFLKAYSKYEESAFLRKNYTLIQKSEITELIELVNDNIEEYVSNLYLCLTDSFEEDEEFLLKLCNQEELPLELIKKVIEKSKTQVSDISKIETFEIQTMFFEEKKVKADWINIFKFSDDKKENLPIVCEFLNRFSEKELQEIVKTYDKEEDSEQLLNQLIVQKELSITSFKLFAPLLDFVKIQFNFHEFSTEKISFLLTKNLVPLNNHNYTQLKNMEKEFHLELAKNHKQEFVYNIANYELSLSDLEKMLKSTEWEIEEKQVLLKKFSSGEIVSNQPVLESLVEILISGVSFTLNDDLLFQVLVSPVISVQETVAILEKYSDGFEKDKVPAVLSSLGNEYSSLLSDGEIVVPYDEDMETLLKTLKKLKYISSFKIKKDMIEVYK, from the coding sequence ATGAGATCTATTGTAGTTTTAATATTAGGTTATGTAATCAACTGGTTGGTACAATTAAAAATAAGTATAGAGCAGTCTATTTCTCGATTACAGCTAGATTTCGAACCTCTTTCGCCAATTTCTGATGCGGATATTGTGGATGGTTATAAACAAGCTCTCGATTACGCATTAATCAACTCAAAGAAGCATTTCATTCAGAATATAGCAATCACCGGGCCTTATGGTGCTGGGAAAACTTCTACAATAAAAACATATTTTCATAAGTACCGACCGAAAGGATTTAAAGAGTTAACTGTTTCCTTAGCCACATTTAAAGAAGAATTGTCAAAAGAAAAAGATGAACCAAGTCAAAATGAACTTCTAAGAAAAATTGAACTTAGTATTTTACAACAAATTCTATATCACGTCGATGGAAATAAAGTCCCGCATTCAAAATTTAGAGGGATTCAGCCTTTAAGTTTCCGTAAAATGTTTTTTTATTCTGGTTTCTTTTTTCTCTTTCTATTTTCAGTAGCAAATTTATATTTCCCTGATCTACTTCCTTATTTTTATTTTAATATAACATTTGTTAGAGAAAATCAAAATCACATAAATATAATTACTACTATCTTTTTTACCTTTGGTCTTGCGTATTTACTGTTTAAAGCCGTTGGTTTTTTTGGAAAATTAAGTATTGATTCATTCAAATTCCAGGATACAGAAGTCAAATTCAATCATTCCCAGTCTGAATCTTACCTTAATTTGAATATTGATGAAATTCTATACTTTTTTAAAAGTACGGATTACAATGTTTTGATCATCGAGGATTTAGATCGGTTTCAGCAGACAGAAATTTTTACAAAGCTACGGGAAATTAATCTTCTGATTAATTCTTCGGCTTATGTTGATAAACAAGTAATTTTTATTTATGCTATAAGGGATGAGATATTTAAAGAAGAGATCGAACGAACAAAATTCTTTGATTTTATCATTCCGGTCATACCGATTGTCAATCCTTCCAATTCCATTACGATCTTCAAAAAGAAAGCTTCTCAATACAACCTGAGGTTTTCTGAAGATCTATTGGATACAATTTCCCTGTTTGTTGGGGATATGCGACTTCTGCATAACATTATGAATGAGTTTATGATTTATAAAGGTAAGCTGTCGAAACAGTTAGTGCCTGATAAGTTGTTGGCAATTATTGTTTTTAAAAATTTATTCCCTGGTGAGTATTCGAAGTCTCTTCAGAATGACGGGATTTTGCATGAATTGGTTTTAAAAAAAACAGATTTAGTCGAACTAGAAATTCAGAATATTGAAGATGAAGTTTTAACTTTAAAAAATAAACTTTCAGAGGTTGAAAAACATAGTATTTCTGATATTAAAGATTTAAGAAGAATTTATTTGTTTGAGATTTTTAAAAACTACATCTATCTTCAAACAGTATATGTTAATAATCGAACTATAAATTTTCATCAGATTTTAGATTCAGATGACTTCGAAACTTGGCTTATAGGTAATCCTATGGCCGATTTGATTCAAAGCTATGGAGGTAGAGTCAATTTAGTAGGATTGGATAAAGTTGAAAAGGTGATTGGCGATAAGGGTTATAAAGATCGTGCTAATTTAATTCATTTCAAGACTGAAGAAGAGAAACAAAAAATTCTGTTACAGATAGAAAAAAAACAAAGGTCGATCTTTCTTTTGCAAAAGATTCCATTGCGAGAATTGATTTCCATCGATTACGTAAATAAAATTTGTGAGAGTAGTTATGGAAGAAAGTCAAAGTTGATTTTTGCCTTATTTAAAGGCGGGTATATCGACGAATCGTATCATGATTATATTTCCATATTTCATGAAAGTGAAAATTCTTTGGCCAGGATTGATTACGAATATCTTTTGAATTTGAAATCTGGTGTAGAATCGGAGTTTGATTTACCGATCCAGAAGGTGAATCTTCTAGTTAAGAAAATAAGTTCAAATTTTTTTGAGACAAATGCTATTCTGAATTTTCGATTAGCGGAATATCTACTTAAAGATTCAAATTTAATTGAAGAGAGACAGTCATTAAAAGTTTTATTAAATTCAGGTAAACAAAAACCGACCGAATTTCTCTTTGCATTTTTAGAAAAAACAAAATCAGTTAAAATATTTTTAAATTTCGTATTTGATAGCTGGGCGAACTCGTGGAGTTCCATTTCACAGAATGCATCTTTGAATTCTGATATTCAGAAAAAAAACTTATTTATTGCTATACTAAACCAATGCGATGGAGGTATCCTTCGTATTCTTTTTGATGATCCAGCCTTCCGAGAAATGGTTTTAAATGATCCTAATTTTTTTGATTTGTTTGAATCCAATGAAAGAATAAATTTCTTTTTAGAGAATACGAAACCAACTTTCAAAAAATTAAATTTTAATCCTAAGTATATAGATGTATACAAAGAGATTTTAAAAAATGAGTGGTTTAAAATTAATCCAGAAATGGTCTCAACCTTTCTGAAGGCATATTCCAAGTATGAAGAGTCGGCATTTCTGCGTAAAAATTATACTCTCATACAGAAGTCTGAAATTACTGAACTTATTGAGTTGGTAAATGATAATATCGAGGAATATGTAAGTAATTTGTATTTATGTCTTACGGATTCTTTTGAAGAAGATGAAGAGTTTTTATTGAAACTTTGTAACCAGGAGGAATTGCCTCTAGAACTGATCAAAAAAGTAATCGAAAAATCTAAAACGCAAGTTTCTGATATTTCCAAAATTGAAACTTTTGAAATTCAGACTATGTTCTTTGAAGAAAAGAAGGTGAAAGCTGATTGGATCAATATTTTCAAGTTCAGTGATGATAAAAAAGAGAACTTACCTATTGTTTGTGAATTCCTTAATCGATTCTCTGAAAAAGAACTTCAGGAGATCGTTAAGACTTATGATAAAGAAGAAGATTCTGAACAATTGCTAAACCAATTGATAGTTCAAAAGGAACTTTCAATAACTTCGTTTAAGCTTTTTGCGCCTCTTTTGGATTTTGTGAAAATTCAATTTAATTTTCATGAATTTTCCACAGAAAAAATATCATTCTTACTTACGAAAAATCTAGTTCCGCTAAATAATCATAATTATACACAATTGAAGAATATGGAAAAGGAATTCCATCTTGAGTTGGCTAAAAATCATAAACAGGAATTTGTATATAATATAGCTAATTATGAACTATCATTAAGCGATTTAGAGAAGATGCTTAAATCTACAGAATGGGAAATTGAAGAAAAGCAGGTTCTACTCAAGAAATTTAGCTCTGGGGAAATCGTTTCTAACCAGCCTGTCTTAGAATCTTTGGTGGAGATTTTGATTTCAGGGGTTAGTTTTACTTTAAATGATGATTTGCTCTTCCAGGTATTAGTTTCACCTGTTATATCAGTACAAGAGACAGTCGCTATTTTAGAAAAGTATTCTGACGGATTTGAAAAAGATAAAGTTCCAGCAGTTTTATCATCTCTTGGAAATGAATATTCCAGTTTACTAAGTGATGGAGAAATTGTCGTACCTTACGATGAAGACATGGAAACTCTTTTGAAAACATTGAAAAAGTTGAAATACATTAGTAGTTTCAAGATTAAGAAAGATATGATTGAAGTTTACAAATAA
- a CDS encoding class I SAM-dependent DNA methyltransferase, whose amino-acid sequence MSTSTIVSKVWSYCNPLRDVGVGYGDYLEQLTYLLFLKMADEYSKPPHNRKLSIPDVYNWESLVGLKGADLETHYSTLLRELSKQKGILGQIFTKSQNKIQDPAMLSKVIQMIGEENWLVMGADVKGDIYEGLLEKNAEDVKSGAGQYFTPRALIRAMVECVQPEPMKTIADPSCGTGGFFLAAYDYLVQNHKLDKDQNKFLKHKTFYGNEIVAGTRRLALMNLFLHNIGDLDSDNFISPADALIAPPSTTYDYVLANPPFGKKSSQTFTNQEGELEKEDLTYNRQDFWATTSNKQLNFVQHIRSLLKSTGIASVVVPDNVLFEGGAGETVRKKLLETTDLHTILRLPTGIFYAQGVKANVIFFDNHPARKEPWTKEIWIYDYRTNIHHTLKKNPLKFDDLKDFVDAYKSGNRAKRKETYHPEKNPEGRWRKFTYQEIIARDKTSLDITWIKDKSLADLDNLPDPDVIAEEIIENMEAGLANFRQVLASLK is encoded by the coding sequence ATGTCAACATCAACCATCGTAAGTAAAGTTTGGAGTTATTGCAATCCGCTTCGGGATGTGGGAGTCGGGTATGGGGATTATTTAGAACAACTAACGTATCTTTTGTTCTTAAAAATGGCGGATGAGTATAGCAAACCGCCTCACAATCGTAAATTGTCTATCCCTGATGTATATAATTGGGAAAGTTTAGTCGGATTAAAAGGTGCCGATTTAGAAACTCACTATTCTACACTTCTACGTGAACTAAGTAAGCAAAAAGGAATTCTCGGTCAAATTTTTACAAAAAGCCAAAACAAAATCCAAGATCCTGCCATGTTATCGAAAGTGATTCAGATGATTGGAGAGGAGAATTGGCTTGTGATGGGTGCCGATGTCAAAGGCGACATCTACGAAGGACTCCTCGAAAAAAATGCCGAAGACGTGAAGAGTGGGGCAGGACAGTACTTCACACCGAGGGCTCTCATTCGGGCTATGGTGGAATGTGTACAACCTGAACCCATGAAAACCATAGCCGATCCAAGTTGTGGGACGGGAGGGTTTTTTCTTGCCGCTTACGACTATTTGGTGCAAAATCATAAACTAGACAAAGACCAAAACAAATTTCTCAAGCACAAAACCTTCTATGGTAACGAGATTGTGGCAGGCACTCGAAGACTTGCTCTTATGAATCTCTTTCTTCATAACATCGGAGATTTGGACAGTGATAACTTTATCTCTCCTGCGGATGCATTGATTGCGCCTCCTTCAACTACTTATGATTATGTGCTTGCCAATCCTCCCTTTGGAAAAAAGAGTTCGCAAACCTTTACCAACCAAGAAGGCGAATTGGAAAAGGAAGATTTAACCTACAATCGACAAGACTTTTGGGCAACTACTTCCAACAAACAGCTAAACTTTGTGCAACACATTCGTTCTCTGTTGAAATCAACCGGTATTGCTTCCGTAGTTGTTCCCGATAACGTTCTCTTTGAAGGTGGGGCTGGTGAGACCGTTCGAAAAAAACTTTTGGAAACTACGGATCTTCACACCATCCTTCGTTTACCAACGGGTATCTTTTATGCACAAGGTGTAAAAGCAAATGTCATCTTCTTTGACAACCATCCCGCCCGAAAAGAACCCTGGACAAAAGAGATTTGGATTTATGATTACCGAACCAATATTCATCATACCTTAAAGAAGAATCCTTTAAAATTCGATGATTTGAAAGACTTCGTCGATGCCTACAAATCAGGCAATCGTGCCAAAAGAAAAGAAACCTACCATCCTGAAAAGAATCCAGAAGGAAGGTGGAGAAAATTCACCTACCAAGAAATCATCGCCCGAGACAAAACCTCTCTCGATATCACTTGGATTAAGGATAAATCTCTCGCAGACTTAGACAATTTACCAGATCCCGATGTGATTGCGGAAGAGATCATCGAAAATATGGAAGCAGGTTTAGCAAATTTTCGCCAGGTGCTTGCGAGTTTGAAGTGA